A single Halogeometricum rufum DNA region contains:
- a CDS encoding molybdopterin-dependent oxidoreductase: MNSPDAHPQEIPSLSTPITVSGDRRLSLSGDALSAHPIETRTVTVRCASGTRHTATWAGVPVLELLSAAAVPGETTHVVVESDGGYRICVDMYAALDGLLAFFRDGTPISEHQPYETRFIAPSIDGARTVKAVTLLEARSFSAGADPESVERMSREEEYSA; the protein is encoded by the coding sequence ATGAACTCACCAGACGCTCATCCCCAAGAGATTCCCTCACTATCCACCCCGATTACCGTCTCGGGCGACCGACGTCTGTCGCTGTCCGGTGACGCGCTGTCGGCGCACCCTATCGAGACACGGACGGTCACGGTCAGGTGCGCGTCGGGGACGCGCCACACAGCGACGTGGGCGGGCGTTCCGGTACTCGAACTGCTCTCTGCCGCCGCCGTCCCAGGTGAGACGACCCACGTGGTCGTCGAAAGCGACGGCGGCTATCGTATCTGCGTCGATATGTACGCGGCGCTCGACGGCTTGCTCGCGTTCTTCCGGGACGGAACGCCGATTTCGGAGCACCAGCCGTACGAGACGCGGTTCATCGCACCCAGTATCGACGGCGCTCGAACGGTGAAAGCCGTCACCCTGCTGGAAGCACGGTCCTTCTCTGCGGGCGCTGACCCGGAATCGGTCGAACGGATGTCTCGGGAGGAAGAGTACTCCGCATGA